Within the Halorhabdus rudnickae genome, the region GTGCAGTCTTTGGGCGGCACGTCAAACCGGCCGGCCAATGGAGACTACGGGCATCTGGGTCTCACGGTCGACCGGTGTGTGACGTGTCCGGACGCGTCTCGTCGGTAACGTATCCCTTCGCGAGTTGCTCCTCGGCACGTCGCAGCCGGTAGGTCAGCGTCGACCGGGGCACGTCGAGGTGCTCGGCCAACTCGCCGCCGTCGACCTCCCGCGGATTCTCGTAGTACCCGTGTTCGACGGCGGCCCGGAGCGCGGCCTCCTGTTCAGCCGAGAGCGTCGTCGATTCGTGGTCGACATCCCCGCCCGGTTCGGCCGTCGCCCCCGTGCGGAGCATCTCCATTTCGGCGCAGTCCCCGACGGCAGTCTCCAGTGCGTCGAAAAAAGCCGCCACGTTGCCGGTCCCCGAATGGATGATCCGCCAGGTGTAATGGCGGCCCTCGTGACGCGTGTCGAACAACAGTCCGTCGCCGAGGTGATCCAGCGCAAGATGTGGCACGGAGACACAGACGGGTGAGCGCTCCCAGTACGAATAGAGGACGAGCGTGTCGTCGTCGCGGTCGAGGACGTCAGTCGTCTGGGTCGCCCCGCAGTCGTCGGTCGCCAGGCAGTCGGCGTAGTAATCCGTCGATTTGAAGGCCGTCTCGATGGCCGCGAGCGCGTCGGCCGACCCGCTGGCATGATCGACCCGCCAAAGTCGCTCGTCGGTAGCGTGTAGCGACAGCGACCGGATCCGCGCGCCGGGGTGCTCGGCGAGGGTATCCGCGACGGCATTACACCCTGGATCGTACTCCAGGGCGAAGACGAGTTCGCGCATGAGCAGTCGTTACCGCCCGGCGAATAAACGCTCTCGGGCGGAGATCGGCAACGCTGTCCGTTGCCATTCAATGCTCGCCGTCACTCCGCCACGCCGTCGAGGCCGGACCGGTCGGTCGCTGTGTGCCGTCCGAGGTGCTCTGCAAGCGCGACTTTGCCGATCGACTTTGCGATTGCCGCCCCGCCCGAGAGCGGATCAAGCGTGGTCTCCCCGACGCGTTCGCGGTACGCGATCGGAATCTCCGTGACTCGGTACCCGCGAATCAGCGGTCGAAGGAGGAGTTCGGCCGACAATCCAGTGTTCTCGGTCCACTCGATCGCGTCGATTACTTCACGGCGGTACGCGCGCATGCCCGTGGTCGTGTCGTGGACCCGCTCGCCGACAAGAGCACTCGCGAGCCACGCGAAGACGTGGTTCCCCAGGCGATTGAACCGCGGCATCGTCTCGGCCCCCGTCGAGAGCCGGTCGCCGCTGACGACGTCGTAGCCGTCGTTGATCGCGGCCAGGAAGTCCGGCAGTTGCTCCATCGGATAGGTGTCGTCGCAGTCTGTCGTGACGATCACTGGCCGATCCGGCGTCGTGATCGCCTCGTGGACGGCCACGCCGTAGCCCTGGGGCTCCCGTTCGATCACACGCGCGCCGTGCTCGCGGGCAATCTCGGCCGTCCCGTCGCTCGAACTGTCGACGCAGACGACTTCGGCCTCGCCGTCAGTCACCCGCTCAATATCATCCAGGACGGTCCCGATCGCCTCCCGCTCGTTGTACGTCCCCATCACGACGCTGACGTCCCCGAACGTGTACGCGCTGTCGTCGCCCATTATCCCCCCGTTCGTCCGTGGCTACTTGGGTTTTAGGTTTGCCTAAAGCGCAGTTTCGATATGCTCGGCCGTCCGCAACGCCAGGGCAGCGATCGAAAGCGTCGGGTTCATCGCGCCACCGGTCGAGAAGACGCTGCTGCCGGCGACCCAGAGGTTTGGGAGGTCGTGAGTCCGCCCCTGGGCGTTCACCACGCTCTCCCCTGGGTCGGTCCCCATCTGGGTCGTCCCCATGTGGTGAGCGGCCGGGCCAGTGTTCTCGGGACCGACCTGCCAGGTGATCTCCGCGCCGACTTCGTCGAGAATCGCCGCCTGGATCTCGTTGGCCCGCTGGATCGTGCGTCGGGTTCGCTCGTCTAGACTCCAGTGGATCTCCGGGACGGGATTGCCGTGGTCGTCGGTGCGGGAGGGATCGAGAGTCACGCGGTTCTCCCGGCGCGGGGTCTGCTCGACCAGCGCACCCACGGTGAGGTGGTTGCCGTACGCGTCGGCGACGCGATCCCGCAGTTCGTCGCCCCATCCGCCGTCGGTAAGCGCCGCCTCGACTGGCGAGGGGCCGGCGTAGTTGAGGAATTCGAGTTTGATCGCGCCAAAATCGTCGTTCGCACCCTCGGCTGCGGGAATTCCCTGCGCGGTCCCCGCCGCTGGCTCGTCGTAGAACTGGTGGGACTCGGTGGTGTTGAACCCGACGTGATGCTGGCGGGTCGGGCGGTCGACCACGCCGCCCGTCCCGGCAAAGAGGTGCTCGGTGAAGTACCGGCCCACGAGCCCACTGCTGTTGGCCAGGCCGTCAGGATACTGCGACGACTCCGAGAGCAAGAGCAGCCGCGGCGTCTCGACCCCGCCGGCCGCGAGGACGAACTGCCGTGCCTCCTGGCGGTGGGTCTGGCCCTCGGGGGTCGCGTAGACGGCCGCCGTGACGCGCTCGCCCGCGTCGTCGTGTTCGAGACGCTGGACCGGTGCCCGATCGATCACTCGCGCTCCAGCCGCCTCGGCTTTGTCGACGTGACTCGTGGCGTCGTACTTCGCGCCCGAGGGACAGACCGGCTGGCACGTGCCGTACCCGACACAGGCACTGCGATCGTCGTAGGGTTCGGAATTACGGGCGTTGGGCACCGAGTGGGTCGTGATCCCCAGCGACTCGCAGGCGTCCGCGAAGATCGAGTCGCTGTATGAGGGTTCGAACGCCGCCAGCGGATGGGGTCGCTCACGTGGCGGCGCGAAGGGGTTGTCACTGGCGCCAGCGACGCCCAGCGCCGCCTCCGCCTCCGCGTAGTACGGCCGGAGATCGTCGTAGTCGATCGGCCAGTCGGCCCCGACGCCATCCTGGGACTCGACTGCGAAATCGCGCTCGTGGAGGCGCATCACCATCCCCTGCCAGTGCAACGTCGATCCACCGACACCTTTCACGCGGGTGTGATTGAGCGGATAGCCGCGATCGCCACTCGATGTGAAGGCGTCGCGATCGCCGCCCATCTCCCAGACGTCGGGTCGGCCGTGAGCCGGCCGCAGGGCGTCCTCCATCCGCTCGATCCGTCGCTCGCGGTCGAACCGCGGGCCGGCTTCCAGCACGACCACCGCGTGGCCTGTGGAAGCCAACCGATTGGCGATCAGCGCGCCGGCTGGACCGGCACCGACGACGCAGACGTCCGCGCGGTCGCCGGGCGTGCGATCGACGCTCACGACTGGGGCCCCCGCTGGTAGCTCGCAAGCCCGCCCGGGTGGCCCGGCGGGTTCTCGATCCCGACCAATTCGGCGCCGGTCGGCGAGGCGTACAGCGCCAACAACAGATCGTTTATCACGTAGTAGCGAAGGCGTTCGACGTCGCCGCCGGTCGGATCGGAAGCGGCCTCGTCGGCCCCCATCCGCCGGAGCGCCCCATCGCGGTCGCCGACCGACAGCGCCCTGAACTCGCTGTCGAACCACGCCCGGCAGTACTCGTCGAGATAGGCCACGCTGTCGGCGATCCCGGCAGCGTGTTCGGGGCGATCGGCCACCCGTCCCGCGGCGTAGCGCTCGACGAACGGCTGGATCGCCGTTACGTCCACGGGATAGAGCACCTCGGCGACGGCAGCCAGCGTTTCCCGATCGTGGTCAGTGAGGGGATCGTCGTGGTCGTCGCTCTGGCCGCCACTGTCAGCCGAAGGTGCGACACAGCCGGCCAGCGACGCCCCGACGGCCGACAGCGCTGCGATCGCGTCGCGTCTGGTGAGTTCGTGGCTCATGGGTTCTCTCTCGGTGCGGTTGTCGCTCGCAGTGCAGTCCGGACGAAAATCCCATCGGGTGATTCCGACGGTAGGTACGTCGCTGCGCCCCCGCAGGCCCGGGCATCGAGACAGTACTCGACGCTGGGGGTCAGCGCACGTACCTGCCCACCCCTCATTTCGACTGGAACCGATAGTCGGTACTCGAATCCGGAGACGCCGTCGTCGGCGAAGACCGTCACGTCGACGGCTCCCCCGTCGACAGCCGGTGGATCGCCGCCGGTCAGTTCGAGCGGACCAGCAATCCGGACTGTCCCGTCGCTGATCACGACACGGAACTGCAGATCGTCGGCGGTACCGCTCGCGACGTAGTGGGCTGCCCCGGCGTCGGTCTCGACGGTGACGGTCGCGCTCGTGACCCGCTCGGGAAGTCCGACGGTCGCGTTCAGCGCAATTGATTCCCCCGTCCGTTCGCGGACGCGCTGCAGTCGGGCGGCTTCGGGAGAACCGCCGAGTGGATCCCAGACCCCGCGATAGCCAAAGCGATAGAGATCCCGGTCGGGGAACGCGTCGGCGATGGCGAACGGTCGGTCGTCCATAGCATAGACCGTCCGGCCGTCGTAACTCGGATCGTTCCGCAGCACCTGGAAGGGATGGTTGAGCCAGGGGCCGTAGGGTGTCGGCGTCAAGACGACGGCGTTAGCGGGCGGTTCGGGTTCGAGCGGCGCGTAGGTCCGCTCGTAGGTGTCGGTCACGCCCGCGTTGCGCTCGACGGGAGCACCGGCCCGGTCGGCCGTGAGTCCGCCGAGGACGAGCGTACTTGCGAGGGCGACCGCAGCCAGTCCAGCCAGTGCAGTCCGGCGGTCGAGCCGATCGTCGAACGCGTTTCGCAGGGTGTCGAAGCCAGCAAGCGCGGCGACCGCGGCGAACGCAGCAGTCGGGACCAACAGATCGAAGTGGTAGTACGGACCCAGTGCGGCGATCAGGCCGTCGCCGGCCACGTCGAGGTCGCCGAGCAAGTTGTAGTTGCCCCAGAAGTAGAGGTTCCCGACGGGGACCGAGACGGCGAGACCGGCGAGGACGGCAACCCGCGGTGACCACTGTCGGCGGGCGGCGATGACCAGTCCCGTGAGCGCGAGGGCCCCACCGAGAATTCCGCCGGCAATCCAGCGGTCGACGAACGCGGCGAGGACGTTCCAGTTGGCCGCCAGTGCCAGTTCAGGCGTGTACGCGACGGAGTGATCCAGGATTTGTCGGTGGCCGAACCCGAGACCGTCCAGCGGGGCGAAGGCTTCGTAGGGAAAGGTCAGGGGTGAGCCAGTGACGAGGGCGTTGTAGCCAAGCGTCAGCCCGACGCCGGCAAGCCCGAGCGCCGCGGTCGAGGC harbors:
- a CDS encoding helix-turn-helix domain-containing protein, yielding MRELVFALEYDPGCNAVADTLAEHPGARIRSLSLHATDERLWRVDHASGSADALAAIETAFKSTDYYADCLATDDCGATQTTDVLDRDDDTLVLYSYWERSPVCVSVPHLALDHLGDGLLFDTRHEGRHYTWRIIHSGTGNVAAFFDALETAVGDCAEMEMLRTGATAEPGGDVDHESTTLSAEQEAALRAAVEHGYYENPREVDGGELAEHLDVPRSTLTYRLRRAEEQLAKGYVTDETRPDTSHTGRP
- a CDS encoding dolichyl-phosphate hexose transferase is translated as MGDDSAYTFGDVSVVMGTYNEREAIGTVLDDIERVTDGEAEVVCVDSSSDGTAEIAREHGARVIEREPQGYGVAVHEAITTPDRPVIVTTDCDDTYPMEQLPDFLAAINDGYDVVSGDRLSTGAETMPRFNRLGNHVFAWLASALVGERVHDTTTGMRAYRREVIDAIEWTENTGLSAELLLRPLIRGYRVTEIPIAYRERVGETTLDPLSGGAAIAKSIGKVALAEHLGRHTATDRSGLDGVAE
- a CDS encoding GMC family oxidoreductase, giving the protein MSVDRTPGDRADVCVVGAGPAGALIANRLASTGHAVVVLEAGPRFDRERRIERMEDALRPAHGRPDVWEMGGDRDAFTSSGDRGYPLNHTRVKGVGGSTLHWQGMVMRLHERDFAVESQDGVGADWPIDYDDLRPYYAEAEAALGVAGASDNPFAPPRERPHPLAAFEPSYSDSIFADACESLGITTHSVPNARNSEPYDDRSACVGYGTCQPVCPSGAKYDATSHVDKAEAAGARVIDRAPVQRLEHDDAGERVTAAVYATPEGQTHRQEARQFVLAAGGVETPRLLLLSESSQYPDGLANSSGLVGRYFTEHLFAGTGGVVDRPTRQHHVGFNTTESHQFYDEPAAGTAQGIPAAEGANDDFGAIKLEFLNYAGPSPVEAALTDGGWGDELRDRVADAYGNHLTVGALVEQTPRRENRVTLDPSRTDDHGNPVPEIHWSLDERTRRTIQRANEIQAAILDEVGAEITWQVGPENTGPAAHHMGTTQMGTDPGESVVNAQGRTHDLPNLWVAGSSVFSTGGAMNPTLSIAALALRTAEHIETAL
- a CDS encoding gluconate 2-dehydrogenase subunit 3 family protein; its protein translation is MSHELTRRDAIAALSAVGASLAGCVAPSADSGGQSDDHDDPLTDHDRETLAAVAEVLYPVDVTAIQPFVERYAAGRVADRPEHAAGIADSVAYLDEYCRAWFDSEFRALSVGDRDGALRRMGADEAASDPTGGDVERLRYYVINDLLLALYASPTGAELVGIENPPGHPGGLASYQRGPQS
- a CDS encoding ArnT family glycosyltransferase, whose amino-acid sequence is MDRRRFRIVTLAIAFVGALTIWLVSTELFPYHSLNHDEGVYLQQAAMLLDGKVHLQPPVEGVFRPWFFVEGGDRLYPKYNPVTAAMFALGELFGGYRLALPAIAAGILAGVAGVTSEVFDRRTGLLAAVFVLASPLFVLDTATFLPYAPTTLLNLGFAYGYLRADRTDDWRWAAAAGAAIGLAFFARPYTAVLFAVPFVAHAFWTLTRNWRTALPRQASTAALGLAGVGLTLGYNALVTGSPLTFPYEAFAPLDGLGFGHRQILDHSVAYTPELALAANWNVLAAFVDRWIAGGILGGALALTGLVIAARRQWSPRVAVLAGLAVSVPVGNLYFWGNYNLLGDLDVAGDGLIAALGPYYHFDLLVPTAAFAAVAALAGFDTLRNAFDDRLDRRTALAGLAAVALASTLVLGGLTADRAGAPVERNAGVTDTYERTYAPLEPEPPANAVVLTPTPYGPWLNHPFQVLRNDPSYDGRTVYAMDDRPFAIADAFPDRDLYRFGYRGVWDPLGGSPEAARLQRVRERTGESIALNATVGLPERVTSATVTVETDAGAAHYVASGTADDLQFRVVISDGTVRIAGPLELTGGDPPAVDGGAVDVTVFADDGVSGFEYRLSVPVEMRGGQVRALTPSVEYCLDARACGGAATYLPSESPDGIFVRTALRATTAPRENP